In Lacrimispora indolis DSM 755, a genomic segment contains:
- a CDS encoding glycosyltransferase, whose product MDIGVVIVTYNRIEKLMETLDLFSKQTKSPLYVMIVNNASTDQTAAFLESWQRKKEGFEKIVLNLVENIGGSGGFHEGLKKSLSMSAEWVWVSDDDAMPEINALENAHGYLEEKEEHLDEISAICGQVINNGTIDTNHRKNYTSRGFRIFEQPVPEEEYAKEEFEINAFSYVGTIINRNKMKKVGVTLKEYFIWWDDTEHSLRLSKAGRIICVPDIRIHHDVGRGEHGVTWKTYYGFRNMTDMYRRHMPRQCFAYFALRVMVKIVFFSIMKKRVVEIIILKKAFSDAIKGKFGIDPVYKPGWKNEEI is encoded by the coding sequence ATGGACATTGGCGTTGTTATTGTAACGTATAATCGAATAGAAAAATTGATGGAAACACTGGACCTGTTTTCCAAACAGACGAAAAGCCCGTTATATGTGATGATTGTCAATAATGCCAGCACTGATCAGACGGCAGCGTTTTTGGAGTCGTGGCAAAGAAAAAAGGAAGGCTTTGAAAAAATAGTGCTGAATCTGGTAGAAAATATCGGCGGAAGCGGAGGATTTCATGAAGGACTTAAGAAAAGCCTGTCCATGTCTGCGGAATGGGTATGGGTATCGGATGACGATGCAATGCCGGAAATCAATGCGCTGGAAAATGCTCATGGCTATCTAGAAGAGAAAGAAGAGCACTTGGATGAAATATCTGCGATTTGCGGGCAAGTAATAAATAATGGAACGATTGATACAAATCACAGGAAAAATTATACCAGCAGAGGATTTCGCATTTTTGAGCAGCCGGTACCTGAAGAAGAGTATGCAAAGGAAGAATTTGAAATAAATGCATTTTCATATGTAGGAACGATCATCAACCGTAATAAGATGAAGAAAGTTGGTGTTACCTTAAAGGAATATTTCATCTGGTGGGATGATACGGAGCACAGCCTTCGATTAAGTAAGGCGGGGAGAATTATATGTGTTCCTGACATCCGGATTCATCATGATGTTGGCAGAGGTGAACACGGGGTGACCTGGAAAACGTATTATGGCTTCCGAAATATGACTGATATGTATCGGAGACATATGCCGAGGCAGTGCTTTGCGTATTTTGCGTTGAGAGTAATGGTAAAAATAGTTTTCTTTTCGATAATGAAAAAAAGAGTAGTGGAAATTATAATATTGAAAAAGGCCTTTTCAGATGCTATAAAAGGGAAATTTGGCATTGATCCAGTATATAAACCTGGATGGAAGAATGAGGAAATATGA